The DNA region AAAGCCGCCCAGAGAACGGCGAGGACGCCGCCGGAGCCGAGAAGGACGAGGAGGGTGGCGCGGCCGGTGGCACGGTCGGCGCCGGCGGTGTCGCGGACGGTCACGGGTTCCATGGCGCGCTCGGCCCCGGCCGGCGGAACGGGCTCACCCAGGACCGTGGTGACGGCGGCATAGGGGTCCAGCTGGGGGATGTCGGCGGGGTAGGCGGTGGCGGTCAGGCGGCGGGTGACCGCGCCGGCCGTTTCGTCCGGGTGGGCGGCACGGACGGCCGCGGCGGCCCCGGCGGCGTAGGCGGTGGCCACCGAGGCACCGGCGCCGAGATAGTGGCCCTCGCCGCGCGGGCCGCCGGAGACCACTCCCGCGCCGGGGGCGACCAGGTCGATGCCCGCGGTGAGCAGGGAGCCGTCCGGACGGGCGCCCCCGGGGAGCATGTCGCCGACCGAGAGGACGCCGGGTTCACCGGCCGGCCAGTAGGTGCGGGGCGGGACCTCGTCGCCGCCCCGGGACGGCGGGTCCGGGGTGGCCGCGGCGACCACGACCGCGCCCGCGCGGCGTGCCTCGGCGACCGCACCGCTCAGCGCCGCGTCCTGGCGGGGCAGGGCCACCGCGACGGCGATCACGTCCGCCCGTGCCTCGGTCGCCTCGCGCAGGGCCTCCACCACCAGGGCGGCACTCGCGCGCCCGCGCCGGTCGGTGCCGCGCAGGGCCAGAATCTTCGCGCCCGGGGCGACCCCGGCCAGACGCGGGCTGTCCCCGCCGGTCCCGGCGATCAGCCCGGCCAGGAAGGTCCCGTGCCCGACGCAGTCGTCACCGGCCGGGCCCACGGCGGAAACCCGGCCGTCCAGCCCGGGGGCATCGGGGTCGACACCGGTGTCGATCAGCGCGACGGTCACCCCCGCACCGGTGCTGTGCTGGTGCAGCCTGTCCAGG from Streptomyces sp. B1I3 includes:
- a CDS encoding S8 family serine peptidase codes for the protein MSAPVRGVARLLSGAGIAAALLLPPAVPASAAPLQGVPTDGGKGQELPGMPSALDPEGDEVACTPGSPAKAKKQDWSRQRLDLDRLHQHSTGAGVTVALIDTGVDPDAPGLDGRVSAVGPAGDDCVGHGTFLAGLIAGTGGDSPRLAGVAPGAKILALRGTDRRGRASAALVVEALREATEARADVIAVAVALPRQDAALSGAVAEARRAGAVVVAAATPDPPSRGGDEVPPRTYWPAGEPGVLSVGDMLPGGARPDGSLLTAGIDLVAPGAGVVSGGPRGEGHYLGAGASVATAYAAGAAAAVRAAHPDETAGAVTRRLTATAYPADIPQLDPYAAVTTVLGEPVPPAGAERAMEPVTVRDTAGADRATGRATLLVLLGSGGVLAVLWAAFVFSRARARGWRPAGAPGTGTQ